In Aquiflexum balticum DSM 16537, a single genomic region encodes these proteins:
- a CDS encoding protein-disulfide reductase DsbD family protein: MAKYLRQSLILFFLLVYSTAGFTQIISPPKWNIQIEEKDFKVGDEVKLVFKAQIPKDWYIYSNDFDPDLGPMLTELVLSKSEGMELVGSLKAINPKKKYDEIWEGDVTYFIGNGTFEQQIKITTENINIVGSIDYQMCTDVTGQCIPFEEDFTLKTSAKPSSASATSQESEEKVDEPSNQDVPETEEAEGPNTLPIPEPEERTYIDINEDESQGGLLGFMFIAFLAGLAALLTPCVFPMIPMTVTFFTGRSKSRISGIRNASIYGLSIIAIYTIAGTAVAAIQGPEFANWLSTHWAPNVFFFLIFIFFAFAFLGMFELTLPSGFVNKIDAKADKGGLTGIFFMAFTLVLVSFSCTGPIVGSILIKAAGGDFITPIAGMFAFSLAFAIPFTLFAIFPEWLNSLPKSGGWLNSVKVVLGFLELALAFKFLSVADQVYHWGLLDRDIYIAIWIVIFFLLGLYLLGKIRTKHDTPMDYIGVPRLMLAISTFVFVVYLIPGLWGAPLKALSGYLPPMATHDFNVMESSRIASNESKLDDIPKYADFLHFPHGIQGYFDYDQALAAAKRTGKPLFIDFTGHGCVNCREMEARVWSDPLVLDRLKNDFVMAALYIDERYELPESEWFVSEYDGKEKKTIGKQNADFQITRFNNNAQPYYVILDHNEELLIKPKAYDTNIQNFVNFLEEAKSEFGRR; encoded by the coding sequence ATGGCAAAATATCTTAGACAATCACTGATTCTTTTCTTTTTATTAGTTTATAGTACCGCTGGTTTTACACAGATTATTTCTCCTCCAAAATGGAATATCCAAATTGAGGAGAAGGATTTTAAAGTGGGCGATGAGGTTAAATTGGTTTTCAAAGCCCAAATCCCCAAAGACTGGTATATCTATTCCAATGACTTTGATCCCGACTTGGGACCCATGTTAACTGAATTGGTGCTCAGCAAATCCGAGGGTATGGAATTGGTGGGTAGCCTCAAAGCCATCAATCCCAAGAAAAAATATGATGAAATCTGGGAGGGAGATGTTACCTACTTCATCGGGAATGGCACTTTTGAACAGCAAATAAAAATAACAACTGAAAACATCAATATCGTAGGTTCTATTGATTATCAGATGTGTACAGATGTGACAGGTCAGTGCATCCCTTTTGAAGAAGACTTTACACTGAAAACCTCAGCCAAGCCTTCCTCAGCTTCCGCAACTTCCCAGGAAAGTGAAGAAAAAGTAGATGAGCCATCAAATCAAGACGTCCCAGAAACCGAAGAAGCGGAGGGTCCAAATACACTTCCTATTCCGGAACCTGAAGAAAGAACCTATATCGACATCAATGAAGATGAGAGTCAGGGCGGCTTATTGGGATTTATGTTTATTGCATTCTTGGCGGGTTTAGCAGCCTTGCTGACTCCCTGCGTGTTTCCCATGATTCCGATGACTGTGACTTTCTTTACAGGAAGGTCCAAATCCAGGATTTCAGGCATTAGGAATGCATCTATTTATGGCTTATCAATCATAGCTATTTATACCATTGCCGGGACAGCAGTCGCCGCGATCCAGGGGCCAGAATTTGCCAATTGGCTTTCGACCCATTGGGCACCTAATGTATTCTTCTTTTTGATTTTCATCTTCTTTGCATTTGCTTTCCTTGGTATGTTTGAATTGACCCTCCCAAGTGGATTTGTCAATAAGATTGATGCCAAAGCAGATAAAGGGGGTTTGACCGGAATCTTCTTCATGGCCTTTACTTTGGTATTGGTTTCCTTCTCCTGTACCGGTCCGATCGTCGGCTCTATTCTAATCAAAGCAGCTGGTGGAGATTTTATCACGCCGATTGCCGGGATGTTTGCCTTTTCATTGGCATTTGCCATTCCTTTTACATTGTTTGCCATATTCCCTGAATGGCTGAATTCTCTGCCGAAATCCGGTGGATGGCTGAATTCAGTCAAAGTAGTCTTAGGTTTCCTGGAATTGGCTTTGGCTTTCAAATTCCTATCAGTTGCCGATCAGGTCTACCATTGGGGATTATTGGACAGAGATATTTACATTGCCATTTGGATAGTGATTTTCTTCTTGTTAGGACTTTACTTGCTGGGCAAGATCCGAACCAAGCATGATACCCCTATGGATTACATTGGTGTTCCAAGGTTAATGTTGGCTATTTCCACTTTTGTGTTTGTGGTATATCTGATTCCTGGGCTTTGGGGAGCACCATTGAAAGCTTTGAGCGGGTATTTGCCTCCAATGGCAACCCATGACTTCAATGTGATGGAAAGCAGCAGAATTGCATCCAATGAAAGTAAATTGGACGATATTCCAAAATATGCAGACTTCCTGCATTTCCCCCATGGGATTCAGGGATACTTCGATTACGATCAGGCATTGGCTGCGGCCAAAAGAACAGGAAAACCGCTTTTTATTGATTTTACAGGCCATGGATGCGTGAATTGCCGAGAAATGGAAGCAAGAGTTTGGTCCGATCCACTGGTTCTGGACAGGTTGAAAAATGACTTTGTGATGGCGGCCCTCTATATTGATGAGCGATATGAGTTGCCCGAGTCGGAATGGTTTGTTTCAGAATACGATGGAAAAGAGAAAAAAACCATTGGAAAGCAAAACGCTGATTTTCAGATCACCCGATTCAACAACAATGCCCAGCCTTATTATGTGATTTTGGACCACAATGAAGAACTGCTGATCAAACCAAAAGCCTACGATACCAATATTCAGAATTTTGTGAATTTCTTGGAGGAGGCAAAGAGTGAGTTTGGGAGGAGGTGA
- a CDS encoding type II toxin-antitoxin system RelE/ParE family toxin, protein MSFKIIPTRNFEREAKKLAKKYVSLKSDFKILFSSLIENPDQGVEIYKNCYKIRFAIKSKNKGKSGGGRLIFFLKRIENKIYLLSVFDKSEQETISDKFLKELFISMEIKD, encoded by the coding sequence ATGAGCTTTAAAATTATTCCAACTCGAAACTTTGAAAGAGAGGCTAAAAAACTGGCTAAAAAGTACGTTTCCTTAAAATCTGATTTCAAGATTTTATTTTCAAGCTTAATTGAAAATCCCGATCAAGGGGTTGAAATTTACAAGAATTGTTATAAAATTCGATTTGCAATAAAAAGTAAAAATAAGGGCAAAAGTGGAGGAGGCCGATTAATTTTCTTTTTAAAACGAATTGAGAATAAAATTTACCTTTTATCTGTTTTTGATAAATCGGAGCAAGAAACGATATCTGATAAATTTTTAAAAGAGCTGTTTATTTCAATGGAAATCAAGGACTAG
- a CDS encoding DUF2683 family protein, with protein METLVIKINDSKKSEALKAVLKALDIEFEASGKSSKAAKKIVKSIKKGLDELKLIEEGKIKPKSLEEFLDEL; from the coding sequence ATGGAGACTTTAGTGATTAAAATTAATGATAGTAAAAAATCCGAAGCATTGAAGGCTGTTCTGAAAGCATTGGATATTGAATTTGAAGCTTCAGGAAAATCCTCCAAAGCAGCAAAAAAAATTGTTAAAAGTATAAAAAAAGGACTTGATGAATTAAAGCTTATTGAAGAAGGTAAAATTAAGCCAAAATCCCTTGAAGAATTTTTAGATGAGCTTTAA
- a CDS encoding phosphotransferase enzyme family protein: protein MKNPSFLSQLNDAYGLKLRGEQIQKFGDGHIHKTFLIDDGEHQYILQQFNNSVFKNPERISHNHAILLDQIDTAALPFELPLPIPNLENELFTVIDRDYFRLSPFIAGKCINEVNNAHQAYLAAKAFAQFIKAGIQIDASSFQEVIPGFNDLELRYNQLLDALNNTKRNVSGELKALVDFYLSQKDLVEEYLFWKNKLPLRLTHNDTKINNLIFSEDLTKVNAIIDLDTLTAGYIYYDFGDLVRTVACTEGESSTNWENIGFDQSKYDALLKGFLEVGEGCFTKNEILSLPFGGKMMTCIMGFRFLADYLNGNIYYTIHYEEQNLHRAKNHMFLLKGLRG, encoded by the coding sequence ATGAAAAACCCTTCATTTTTGTCTCAGTTGAATGATGCATATGGGTTGAAATTACGGGGAGAACAAATCCAAAAATTCGGGGATGGACATATCCATAAGACTTTTTTGATTGATGATGGGGAACATCAATATATTCTGCAGCAGTTCAACAATTCAGTTTTTAAAAATCCGGAAAGGATTTCCCATAACCATGCGATCCTTTTGGATCAAATTGACACTGCTGCATTACCTTTTGAACTCCCTCTTCCAATTCCAAACTTGGAGAATGAACTCTTCACAGTCATTGATAGGGATTATTTCAGATTGTCGCCATTTATTGCAGGGAAATGCATCAATGAAGTGAACAATGCGCATCAGGCCTATTTGGCAGCTAAAGCATTTGCCCAATTTATTAAGGCGGGTATTCAAATTGATGCATCTTCATTTCAGGAGGTGATCCCAGGTTTCAACGACCTGGAGTTACGGTACAATCAACTGCTTGATGCCTTGAATAATACCAAGAGAAATGTATCCGGCGAACTGAAAGCATTGGTAGATTTTTATCTTTCCCAAAAGGATTTGGTCGAAGAATACCTGTTTTGGAAAAATAAGCTTCCTTTGCGCCTCACCCACAATGACACCAAAATCAATAACCTGATTTTTTCGGAAGATCTGACCAAAGTCAATGCTATCATTGATTTGGATACCTTGACAGCTGGCTATATATATTATGATTTTGGCGATTTGGTGAGGACAGTAGCTTGTACAGAGGGGGAAAGTTCTACGAACTGGGAAAATATCGGATTTGACCAATCCAAATATGATGCATTGTTAAAAGGATTTTTGGAAGTTGGAGAAGGCTGCTTTACGAAGAATGAAATCCTATCCCTACCCTTTGGTGGCAAGATGATGACCTGCATTATGGGTTTCAGATTTTTGGCAGATTATCTGAATGGCAATATCTATTATACTATCCATTATGAAGAGCAAAATCTGCATAGGGCAAAAAACCATATGTTTTTGTTGAAGGGATTGAGGGGATAG
- a CDS encoding UDP-glucuronic acid decarboxylase family protein has protein sequence MKRILVTGGAGFLGSHLCELLLNEGNEVLCVDNLFTGRKVNIHHLLDNKNFEFLRHDVTFPLFVEVDEIYNLACPASPVHYQFDPVQTTKTSVIGAINLLGLAKRLKIKILQASTSEVYGDPEIHPQPESYKGSVSTTGIRACYDEGKRCAETLFFDYHRQHKVNIKVMRIFNTYGPRMHPNDGRVVSNFIVQALKGEDITMFGDGMQTRSFCYVDDLINGMYKLMNSRDGFTGPVNIGNPGEFTMLELAEKIILQTGSKSKIKFFPLPQDDPMQRKPVIDLAKKELGWEPKIKLDEGLAKTISYFREELGL, from the coding sequence ATGAAAAGAATATTAGTTACAGGTGGTGCAGGATTTTTAGGGTCTCATTTATGTGAGCTCTTGTTAAATGAAGGAAACGAAGTCCTATGCGTGGACAATTTGTTTACAGGCAGGAAAGTCAATATCCATCACTTATTGGATAATAAGAACTTCGAATTCTTAAGGCATGATGTCACTTTTCCGCTTTTTGTGGAGGTGGATGAAATCTATAACTTGGCATGTCCGGCAAGTCCCGTGCATTATCAATTTGATCCGGTCCAAACCACCAAGACAAGTGTGATCGGTGCGATCAATTTGTTGGGATTAGCCAAAAGATTGAAAATAAAAATTTTACAGGCAAGTACATCGGAAGTCTACGGTGATCCGGAAATCCATCCACAGCCTGAATCCTACAAAGGATCCGTGAGTACTACAGGTATTCGTGCCTGTTATGACGAAGGAAAGCGTTGTGCTGAAACCTTGTTTTTTGATTATCACAGGCAACATAAAGTAAATATCAAGGTCATGAGGATTTTCAATACCTATGGACCTAGAATGCATCCCAATGATGGGCGGGTGGTCAGTAATTTTATTGTACAGGCTTTGAAAGGAGAAGACATCACTATGTTTGGAGATGGAATGCAAACAAGAAGTTTTTGCTATGTGGATGACCTTATCAATGGCATGTACAAATTGATGAATTCCAGAGATGGGTTCACAGGACCGGTGAATATTGGTAATCCCGGTGAATTTACGATGCTTGAGTTGGCAGAGAAAATCATCTTACAAACAGGAAGCAAGAGTAAAATCAAGTTTTTCCCTTTACCCCAAGATGATCCAATGCAGAGAAAGCCGGTTATTGATCTGGCAAAAAAGGAATTGGGTTGGGAACCGAAAATTAAGTTGGATGAGGGATTGGCAAAAACCATTTCTTATTTCCGGGAAGAACTTGGTCTCTAA
- a CDS encoding sodium:solute symporter family protein → MNISFIDWAIIAAFFVISMLIGVLTSRKAGSSAKEFFLSGRNMPWWLLGVSMVATTFSADTPNLVTDIVRKNGVSGNWVWWAFLLTGMLTVFVYAKLWRRSEVTTDLEFYELRYGGKPAAFLRAFRALYLGVFFNVVIMATVSLAAIKIGGVMLGLSPIETLLIASVVTVIYSSLGGLKGVLLTDFFQFFIAMAGAIGAAIYILDLPEIGSLDNLLTHENVVGKLDFLPDFNDWNMVIPLLIMPLAIQWWATWYPGAEPGGGGYIAQRMLSAKDEKNAIGATLFFNIAHYGMRPWPWIIIALASLIVFPNISDMQAAFPHIPVDKLGDDLAYSAMLTFLPTGLIGIVLASLIAAVMSTLSTHLNWGSSYVVNDFYLRFLKPQATDKELVLVGRLSTVLLMVLAAFLALALSNALEAFNILLQIGAGTGAIFILRWFWWRINAYTEISAMAISFVVAIFFESINPKMQWISIPENQEYLKLLYGVGITTFGWILVTLLTRPEKDVILLSFYQKVRPAAFGWKNLLDRYPKEKQEQGQLPMEIGLMLVGSVMVYATLFAVGFWIYGNVVSASIATIIAVIGGLIIFKSWNKMR, encoded by the coding sequence ATGAACATTTCATTTATCGATTGGGCCATCATTGCAGCATTCTTTGTGATTTCGATGCTGATTGGGGTCTTAACTTCAAGGAAAGCAGGATCTTCTGCCAAAGAGTTCTTTCTTTCTGGAAGAAATATGCCTTGGTGGCTATTAGGGGTTTCTATGGTTGCCACGACATTTTCTGCAGATACACCCAATCTGGTGACAGATATTGTGCGGAAAAACGGCGTATCAGGCAACTGGGTTTGGTGGGCTTTTTTATTGACCGGTATGTTGACAGTTTTTGTCTATGCCAAATTATGGAGACGTTCAGAAGTGACCACTGATTTGGAGTTTTATGAATTAAGATACGGCGGAAAACCTGCGGCATTTTTAAGGGCCTTTCGGGCTTTGTATCTGGGGGTTTTCTTTAATGTGGTCATTATGGCCACTGTTTCCTTAGCGGCAATCAAAATCGGTGGCGTTATGTTGGGCTTAAGTCCCATTGAAACTTTATTGATCGCGAGTGTAGTCACAGTGATCTACAGCTCTTTGGGTGGTCTGAAAGGGGTTTTGCTGACTGACTTTTTCCAATTTTTCATAGCTATGGCGGGTGCAATTGGTGCGGCCATATATATTTTGGATTTACCTGAGATCGGCTCTTTGGACAATTTATTGACCCACGAAAATGTAGTTGGAAAACTGGACTTTCTTCCTGACTTCAATGACTGGAACATGGTCATTCCGCTATTGATTATGCCCCTTGCCATTCAATGGTGGGCTACCTGGTATCCTGGTGCAGAACCTGGAGGAGGTGGATATATCGCACAAAGGATGCTGTCTGCCAAGGATGAAAAAAATGCCATAGGTGCTACGTTGTTTTTTAATATAGCCCATTATGGAATGAGACCTTGGCCATGGATCATCATTGCCCTTGCTTCATTGATAGTTTTCCCGAATATCTCGGATATGCAGGCTGCATTCCCGCATATTCCTGTTGATAAACTTGGAGATGACCTTGCCTATTCAGCCATGTTAACCTTTTTACCTACAGGTTTGATCGGAATAGTATTGGCTTCCTTGATAGCTGCGGTCATGTCCACGCTTTCAACCCACCTGAATTGGGGATCGTCTTATGTGGTTAATGATTTTTACTTAAGATTCTTAAAACCTCAGGCCACTGACAAAGAATTGGTTTTGGTTGGTAGATTGTCCACCGTGCTTTTAATGGTCTTGGCTGCCTTTCTCGCCTTGGCACTTTCCAATGCCTTAGAGGCATTCAATATCCTACTTCAGATTGGGGCAGGAACAGGTGCCATTTTTATCCTGCGCTGGTTTTGGTGGAGAATCAATGCTTATACAGAAATATCGGCAATGGCCATTTCTTTTGTAGTCGCTATTTTCTTTGAAAGCATTAACCCTAAAATGCAATGGATCAGTATTCCTGAAAATCAGGAATACCTGAAATTGCTATACGGAGTTGGAATTACAACTTTTGGTTGGATCTTGGTCACTTTATTAACTCGGCCTGAAAAAGATGTCATTTTGCTTTCCTTTTACCAAAAAGTTCGTCCTGCTGCATTTGGTTGGAAAAATCTTCTGGACAGATATCCTAAAGAAAAACAGGAACAGGGTCAATTGCCGATGGAAATCGGTTTGATGCTGGTTGGATCGGTGATGGTCTATGCTACTTTGTTTGCCGTGGGATTCTGGATCTATGGCAATGTGGTTTCTGCATCTATAGCCACTATTATTGCTGTAATTGGAGGACTGATTATTTTCAAAAGCTGGAATAAGATGCGGTAA
- the gldD gene encoding gliding motility lipoprotein GldD yields MKRVFLVPFILLLLASCGGDFLPKPKGYNRIDLPEREFISLEEGKPYTFEYSKNASVEPDSFNLAEKNWINLNYKELGGKVHLTYLPLDSKGKDLKTVMNDAINLTAKHQIKAYGIEESVLLTPKGYTGVVAELSGEVPTQFQFFVTDSTSNFLRGALYFNTSMKNDSLAPIIEYIKVDLIHLINTLEFKN; encoded by the coding sequence ATGAAAAGAGTTTTCCTGGTACCGTTTATTCTCTTATTGCTTGCTTCGTGTGGCGGAGATTTTCTACCTAAACCAAAGGGATATAATAGAATTGATTTGCCCGAAAGGGAATTTATTTCGCTTGAGGAAGGGAAGCCTTATACTTTTGAATATTCCAAAAATGCATCCGTTGAACCTGATTCGTTCAATTTGGCCGAGAAAAATTGGATCAACTTGAATTACAAGGAATTGGGAGGAAAGGTGCATTTGACCTACCTTCCTTTGGATAGCAAAGGAAAGGACTTGAAGACAGTGATGAATGATGCGATCAATCTTACCGCAAAGCATCAGATCAAGGCTTATGGGATAGAAGAATCGGTTTTGCTCACTCCAAAGGGATATACCGGTGTAGTGGCGGAACTCAGCGGGGAGGTTCCCACACAGTTTCAGTTTTTTGTGACTGATTCTACAAGCAATTTTTTAAGAGGAGCACTCTACTTTAATACCTCTATGAAAAATGATTCTTTGGCTCCGATAATTGAATATATCAAAGTGGATTTGATCCACTTGATCAATACTTTGGAGTTTAAAAATTAA
- a CDS encoding DinB family protein, which produces MEKLKKNFAIALGMMAFLFVQNISYAQNNMAEFVAKWENGKQFTLEVVDKMPDNLLAYKPHETAMSFTEQIVHLSAAMAGMSQRFLNGDKPSFDLSAKPTSKAELKAFVANCYDYVKATASKLSDAQMGETVDVFGTSATRRQALALIDDHTTHHRGAAISYIRSNGIEPPRFRAM; this is translated from the coding sequence ATGGAAAAATTGAAAAAAAATTTCGCAATCGCATTAGGCATGATGGCATTTTTATTCGTTCAGAACATCTCCTATGCGCAAAACAACATGGCTGAGTTTGTAGCCAAATGGGAAAATGGCAAACAGTTTACACTTGAGGTTGTGGACAAAATGCCCGATAATTTACTGGCCTATAAGCCACATGAAACAGCCATGAGCTTTACAGAACAAATTGTCCACTTATCGGCTGCAATGGCAGGAATGAGTCAAAGGTTTCTGAATGGTGACAAGCCAAGCTTCGATTTAAGCGCAAAGCCTACTTCTAAAGCCGAACTTAAAGCATTTGTAGCCAACTGCTATGATTACGTCAAGGCAACTGCCTCAAAACTTTCTGATGCCCAAATGGGGGAAACCGTTGATGTTTTCGGCACCTCAGCAACGAGAAGACAGGCTTTGGCATTGATTGATGACCATACCACCCATCATAGAGGGGCCGCCATTTCTTACATCCGCTCAAATGGCATTGAGCCTCCGAGGTTTAGGGCTATGTGA
- a CDS encoding nitroreductase family protein, with protein sequence MEKPDFNIEEVNKIIRGRRSMFVAQFKENDPVDDQIIQEILENANWAPTHKLTEPWNFKVFTGEGLKKFADFQAELYKERNTKTGNFIEATYQKFKENPLKASHVIAIIMKRDLKANLPVMEEIAAVSMAVQNMYLTASAHGLAAYWGTGGPTFWPEAKPWFGLEEEDMLMGFFYVAKPATDRWPVGKRRPVGEKVEWVR encoded by the coding sequence ATGGAAAAACCAGATTTCAATATCGAAGAAGTTAATAAAATTATCCGTGGAAGAAGATCCATGTTCGTAGCCCAGTTCAAAGAAAATGATCCTGTAGATGACCAAATCATTCAGGAAATATTGGAAAATGCCAATTGGGCCCCAACGCACAAATTGACAGAACCTTGGAATTTTAAAGTCTTCACAGGGGAAGGGTTGAAAAAATTTGCTGATTTTCAGGCTGAACTTTACAAGGAAAGAAATACAAAAACAGGCAATTTTATCGAAGCTACTTACCAGAAATTCAAAGAAAATCCGCTTAAAGCTTCTCATGTTATTGCCATCATCATGAAGCGGGACCTCAAAGCCAATCTTCCTGTCATGGAAGAAATAGCCGCTGTATCGATGGCTGTTCAAAATATGTACCTTACCGCGTCAGCACATGGGTTGGCAGCTTATTGGGGCACTGGTGGACCTACATTTTGGCCAGAAGCCAAACCTTGGTTTGGATTGGAAGAAGAGGATATGTTGATGGGTTTCTTTTATGTGGCCAAACCGGCAACAGATAGATGGCCTGTTGGCAAAAGAAGACCTGTCGGGGAGAAAGTGGAGTGGGTGAGGTAA
- a CDS encoding RNA ligase (ATP) — protein sequence MRKLASIQRIKSLEPIEGADAIEKATVLGWQLVVKKGEYQMGDLAVYCEIDSILPDRPEFEFLKPRGMRIRTIRLRGQVSQGICFPLSILPDHIEVQEDLDVTEILGITKYEPPIPAYLSGKVKGKFPSFIPKTDETRVQILQKVLDKYQGVSCYVSEKLDGSSATYFIKDGEFGVCSRNMELYEDDENSFWKVARELNVEEKLRSLNKNIAIQGELIGEGIQDNKLRLRGQTVRIFNAFDIDRFEYLPYQEFLDLMEKLDLPIVPIMEADYKLENDIEAIVKKATVRSLICKDVWAEGIVIRPHLEKMDLLLSIESFNTGRVSFKAINPEFLIKYGE from the coding sequence ATGAGAAAACTGGCAAGCATTCAAAGAATCAAATCCCTGGAACCAATCGAAGGGGCAGATGCAATTGAAAAGGCCACTGTTTTGGGTTGGCAATTGGTTGTTAAAAAAGGGGAATACCAGATGGGAGATTTGGCCGTTTATTGCGAGATAGACAGTATTCTGCCTGACAGACCTGAATTCGAGTTTTTGAAGCCGCGTGGAATGCGTATCAGGACAATCAGATTGAGGGGACAGGTCTCACAGGGAATTTGCTTTCCCTTGTCCATTTTACCTGATCATATTGAAGTTCAGGAAGATTTGGATGTGACCGAAATCCTTGGAATCACCAAATACGAACCTCCGATTCCTGCCTATCTGAGCGGAAAAGTCAAAGGGAAGTTTCCTTCCTTTATCCCAAAAACCGATGAAACCAGGGTGCAGATCCTGCAAAAAGTCCTGGACAAGTACCAAGGTGTATCCTGTTATGTCAGTGAGAAACTGGATGGCAGTTCAGCTACTTATTTCATAAAAGATGGTGAATTTGGCGTTTGCAGCAGGAATATGGAACTGTATGAAGATGATGAGAACAGCTTTTGGAAGGTAGCGAGAGAATTGAATGTAGAGGAAAAGTTAAGGAGTCTCAACAAAAATATCGCTATTCAGGGTGAGTTGATCGGCGAAGGCATTCAGGACAACAAACTCAGATTGAGGGGACAAACAGTCCGGATTTTCAATGCATTTGATATTGACAGGTTTGAATATTTACCCTATCAGGAATTTTTGGATCTGATGGAAAAACTGGATCTGCCAATAGTGCCGATCATGGAAGCTGACTATAAGCTTGAAAATGACATTGAGGCCATTGTCAAAAAAGCCACGGTGAGAAGTTTGATCTGCAAAGATGTATGGGCCGAAGGAATTGTCATACGTCCACACTTGGAAAAAATGGATCTGTTATTGTCCATCGAAAGTTTCAACACGGGCCGTGTCAGCTTTAAAGCAATTAATCCTGAGTTTTTGATAAAGTATGGGGAATAG
- a CDS encoding S10 family peptidase — translation MKSICFSLLLFVCYTSVFAQDNEKPIPDPVVFETSHQGTFHGKGISYKAIAGETYLKNSEGEPSAAIWSTAYIKEEPDASKRPVTFIFNGGPGSASVWLHMGVFGPRVVQVDSNAKEDDGAAPFKVINNDLALLDITDLVFIDPVGTGYSQVIGRGKVEDFWGLKEDANSIAQFMRLWITQHQRWQSPKFIVGESFGTTRAGAVTAALEGGGQTMALNGLILISQALDYQGSTSAHDNIASYFTYFPTMAATSWYHGKAGQGKDLKDFVQEAREFAYNDYLPALYKGNQLSTEEKKRIAEKIAYFLGLDPGYVFLSDNRILTSRFKKELLRKDGKTIGTLDGRYLGEEGDQTADRPTLGDASSYAIDAAYTASLQDYFARTLKVKMDRPYLTSNNKIYGKWNWKPVPDGTGWEPSYVNVARGLGESMRRNKDLKVMVANGYYDLITPFLDAEYTFARHDIPLDRVEMFYYEGGHMMYNHRPDFEKLVEDIRRFMGR, via the coding sequence ATGAAATCAATCTGTTTTAGCCTCTTACTTTTCGTTTGTTATACCTCTGTTTTTGCTCAGGATAATGAAAAACCTATCCCGGATCCTGTGGTTTTTGAAACTAGCCATCAGGGGACGTTTCATGGGAAAGGTATCAGCTATAAAGCAATTGCAGGGGAGACATATCTGAAGAACAGCGAGGGTGAACCAAGTGCCGCTATTTGGTCCACAGCCTATATTAAAGAGGAACCTGATGCTTCCAAAAGGCCGGTAACTTTTATCTTCAATGGTGGTCCTGGTTCAGCCTCGGTTTGGTTGCATATGGGAGTGTTTGGCCCAAGAGTGGTTCAGGTAGATTCTAATGCCAAAGAAGATGATGGCGCGGCCCCGTTCAAAGTTATCAACAATGATTTGGCTTTGTTGGATATCACGGATTTGGTCTTTATAGACCCTGTTGGTACAGGTTATAGTCAAGTAATTGGTAGGGGTAAAGTTGAAGATTTTTGGGGTTTGAAAGAAGATGCCAACTCCATTGCGCAGTTTATGAGATTGTGGATAACTCAACATCAGCGTTGGCAATCACCCAAATTTATTGTTGGAGAAAGCTTTGGTACCACGAGGGCAGGAGCAGTTACCGCTGCATTGGAAGGTGGCGGACAGACTATGGCGTTGAATGGATTGATATTGATTTCACAGGCTTTGGATTACCAAGGCTCGACTTCAGCACATGACAATATCGCTTCCTATTTCACCTACTTTCCAACCATGGCAGCTACTTCTTGGTACCACGGTAAAGCCGGACAGGGTAAAGATTTAAAGGATTTTGTGCAGGAAGCGAGGGAGTTTGCTTATAATGATTACTTGCCCGCTTTGTATAAAGGGAATCAGTTATCCACAGAGGAAAAGAAGAGGATCGCAGAAAAAATCGCCTATTTTCTGGGTTTGGATCCAGGATACGTCTTTTTGTCGGATAACCGCATTTTGACCTCTAGATTTAAAAAGGAACTTTTAAGAAAAGATGGTAAAACCATTGGGACCTTGGATGGCAGGTATTTGGGTGAAGAAGGTGATCAGACCGCAGATAGACCGACTTTGGGGGATGCCTCGAGTTATGCCATAGATGCCGCCTATACCGCCTCTTTGCAGGATTATTTTGCGAGGACTTTGAAAGTAAAAATGGATAGGCCCTACTTGACTTCCAATAATAAGATTTATGGAAAATGGAACTGGAAACCTGTGCCCGATGGAACAGGTTGGGAACCTTCTTATGTAAATGTTGCTCGAGGTTTGGGGGAATCCATGAGAAGAAACAAGGATTTAAAAGTCATGGTCGCCAATGGCTATTATGATCTGATTACGCCATTTCTAGATGCAGAATATACTTTTGCCCGTCATGACATTCCTTTGGATAGAGTGGAAATGTTTTACTATGAAGGAGGACATATGATGTACAATCATAGACCGGATTTTGAGAAGTTGGTAGAGGATATCAGGAGGTTTATGGGGAGGTAG